The following are encoded together in the Campylobacter devanensis genome:
- the thiC gene encoding phosphomethylpyrimidine synthase ThiC, giving the protein MRKEWCQKRQNDATPTQMYYAKKGIITEEMEYVAKIEKLQATQIRDLVASGKLIIPSNINHHHLIPMAIGRAVTCKINANIGSSAIISNINEEVEKLNVCLKYGADTVMDLSTGGDLDAIRKAIIANSTVPIGTVPIYQIIHDIKDLDNLTPQIMLDCIEKQAKQGVSYFTIHAGFLLEFMPLVAKRKMGIVSRGGSLMASWMMKHHKENPFHTAFDDICDICAKYDVALSLGDSLRPGCLADASDAAQMAELKELGNLTRRAWAKNVQVMVEGPGHVPFNQIEFNMKEEQRLCDDAPFYILGPLPTDIGAGYDHITSAIGGTMAAYHGASMLCYVTPKEHLGLPNAKDVRDGIIAHKIAAHSADIALNRPGAIDRDHAMSDARYKFEWNKQFELALDPDKARELHDESLPQDVFKEAEFCSMCGPKFCAYKISQEIAKTSCESYPTNESKDI; this is encoded by the coding sequence ATGAGAAAAGAGTGGTGTCAAAAACGCCAAAACGACGCTACCCCAACTCAAATGTATTACGCCAAAAAGGGCATAATCACTGAAGAGATGGAGTATGTAGCCAAGATAGAAAAGCTTCAAGCAACCCAAATTCGAGACCTAGTCGCAAGTGGAAAGCTCATAATCCCATCAAATATCAATCACCATCATCTAATTCCGATGGCAATAGGCAGAGCCGTAACTTGTAAAATCAACGCAAATATCGGATCAAGTGCGATAATCAGCAATATAAATGAAGAGGTAGAAAAGCTAAATGTATGCTTAAAATATGGAGCCGATACCGTGATGGATCTAAGCACTGGTGGGGATTTAGATGCTATTAGAAAGGCTATAATAGCCAATTCAACCGTCCCGATTGGCACCGTGCCTATATACCAAATCATTCACGATATCAAGGATTTAGATAATCTCACACCACAAATTATGCTAGATTGTATCGAAAAACAGGCTAAACAAGGCGTTAGCTACTTCACTATCCACGCTGGATTTTTGCTTGAGTTTATGCCATTAGTGGCTAAACGCAAAATGGGAATTGTCAGCCGTGGCGGTAGCTTGATGGCTAGTTGGATGATGAAACATCACAAAGAAAATCCATTCCACACAGCCTTTGATGATATATGCGATATCTGTGCTAAATATGATGTGGCTCTATCTTTGGGTGATAGCTTGCGTCCTGGCTGCTTGGCTGATGCGAGTGATGCTGCTCAAATGGCTGAGCTTAAAGAGCTTGGCAATCTAACTAGAAGAGCCTGGGCTAAAAATGTCCAAGTAATGGTAGAAGGCCCTGGCCATGTGCCATTTAATCAGATTGAATTTAATATGAAAGAGGAGCAAAGGCTTTGCGATGATGCGCCATTTTATATCCTTGGGCCACTTCCAACTGATATAGGCGCTGGATATGATCATATCACAAGTGCTATTGGTGGGACTATGGCCGCATATCATGGCGCTAGTATGCTATGCTATGTAACGCCAAAAGAGCATTTAGGCCTACCAAACGCAAAAGATGTAAGAGATGGGATAATAGCACACAAAATCGCTGCCCACTCTGCTGATATAGCCCTTAATAGACCAGGAGCGATCGATAGAGATCACGCTATGAGCGACGCTAGATATAAATTTGAGTGGAATAAACAATTTGAATTAGCCCTAGATCCTGATAAGGCTAGAGAGCTTCATGATGAGAGCTTGCCTCAAGATGTCTTTAAAGAAGCTGAATTTTGCTCTATGTGTGGGCCGAAATTTTGCGCTTATAAAATCAGTCAAGAGATAGCCAAAACTAGCTGTGAAAGCTACCCTACAAATGAGAGCAAAGATATATAA